The Desmodus rotundus isolate HL8 chromosome 3, HLdesRot8A.1, whole genome shotgun sequence genome includes a region encoding these proteins:
- the LOC128780432 gene encoding small ribosomal subunit protein uS13, producing the protein MSLVIPEKFQHILRVLNTNIDGRRKIAFAITAIKGVGRRYAHVVLRKADIDLTKRAGELTEDEVERVITIMQNPRQYKIPDWFLNRQKDVKDGKYSQVLANGLDNKLREDLERLKKIRAHRGLRHFWGLRVRGQHTKTTGRRGRTVGVSKKK; encoded by the coding sequence ATGTCTCTAGTGATTCCTGAGAAGTTCCAGCACATTTTGCGAGTACTCAACACCAATATCGATGGGCGACGAAAAATAGCCTTTGCCATCACTGCAATTAAGGGTGTGGGGCGAAGATACGCTCATGTGGTGCTGAGGAAGGCAGACATCGACCTCACCAAGAGGGCAGGAGAGCTCACCGAGGACGAGGTGGAACGGGTGATCACCATTATGCAGAACCCGCGCCAGTACAAGATTCCAGACTGGTTCTTGAACAGACAGAAGGATGTGAAGGACGGAAAGTACAGCCAGGTCCTGGCCAACGGTCTGGACAACAAGCTTCGTGAAGACCTGGAGCGGCTGAAGAAAATTCGGGCCCACAGAGGGCTGCGCCACTTCTGGGGTCTTCGTGTTCGAGGCCAGCACACCAAGACCACAGGCCGCCGGGGTCGCACTGTGGGTGtgtccaagaagaaataa